In one window of Chelmon rostratus isolate fCheRos1 chromosome 19, fCheRos1.pri, whole genome shotgun sequence DNA:
- the apc gene encoding adenomatous polyposis coli protein isoform X1 translates to MAAASYDQLLRQVEVLKMENSNLRQELQDNSNHLTKLETEASNMKEVLKQLQGTIEEESGEASGSQLELIERLKEMSLDSGGFKSRSRPPLPSSSSSSSASSGSGAPGGAAGGSGAPGPLTTAAFPRRGLPSVGRDSHDRCLEELEKERSLLLAELEKEEKEKDWYYAQLQNLTKRIDSLPLTENFTLQTDMSRRQLEFEARQIRSAMEEQLGSCQEMERRAQARVSRIQQIEKDILRLGACLQVEEAQGASDSSGLAGAQSSGSRLDHEPASEASYSVPRRITSHLGTKVEMVYSLLSMLGTHDKDDMSRTLLAMSSSQDSCIAMRQSGCLPLLIQLLHGNDKDSLLLGNSRGSKEARARASAALHNIVHSQPDDKRGRREIRVLHLLEQVRHYCEACWSWQENHERGVDQEDNPMPSPVEHQICPAVCVLMKLSFDEEHRHAMNELGGLQAVAELLQVDCEMFGLSSDHYSVTLRRYAGMALTNLTFGDVANKATLCSMKGCMRAMVAQLKSDSEDLQQVIASVLRNLSWRADVNSKKTLREVGSVRALMGCALEVQKESTLKSVLSALWNLSAHCTENKADICAVDGALAFLVGTLTHRSHTNTLAIIESGGGILRNVSSLIATNEAHRQILREHGCLPTLLQHLKSHSLTIVSNACGTLWNLSARDAKDQEALWELGAVGMLRNLIHSRHKMIAMGSAAALRNLMANRPARYKDASVVSPGAGAPSLHARKQKALFEELDAQQLSETFDNIDNLSPKAAHRKGRGCNGAGGGSTTRSYANTPVLSSPKNGDGSKRTSEEAPYARPVFPPSVRASSDSLNSVTSADGYGNRGKTKPSSEPFYSSDESGANKCCVYRKYPADLAHKIRSANHMADDDGAELDTPINYSLKYSDEQLNSGRQSPSHRGGIESDEDNEQDARLRRRNEGGDSATTKSHMPSVPPARYVVATATSNYGGDSTGEQPIDYSLKYGADAARKPLFKPEETTAQSAPPPPSSSGNKIRPPPHSANRAVPKGNQESTQTYCVEDTPICFSRGSSLSSLSSEEEEEEGDVIGRRRGGSIVTGCVGGSNDYPTLPVSEKDAHEQQQRQQKEAESQTATAATVPSTRGRRGHHHHHGHAHHHHHHHVTSSSGARTPKSPPEQPYAQETPLMFSRCTSVSSLDSFSTSSIASSVRSSEPCSGVPSGVVSPSDLPDSPGQTMPPSRAKTPPLPPPTQKTKEQEKAKKKDEEESSVDVLLHFATESTPHGFSRASSLSALSLDEPYIAAEMKKKEDEDGRNEVTEVEAPKPILDESDDDDDIEILEACINMAMPKSSRKPKKPQQAPPRKPSQLPVYKLLPPQSCAQSQPRKDVPPPPEEVPRVYCVEGTPLNFSTATSLSDLTIDSPPNEEATAAAISVGPPTAAQGRRAGLPEGENGDDILAECISAAMPKAKPRKPIRAVANSEHLQAPPLPPPLPPPAPPPLGPQQQKKKPTSPVKPMPQRALYSVAAASAAKAKPGFAFDSPRHYTPIEGTPCCFSRNDSLSSLDFDEDDGGEKDEEKKIKEEEGRKRKQQTAAVFPRTKPVTNPTATDEKQKFAIEDTPVCFSRNSSLSSLSDIDQENNNKEFAPPQPPEQQDGGKAGKKSPPPPSQAESKPRPPAASVYAPKAFHVEDTPVCFSRNSSLSSLSIDSEDDLLQECISSAMPKKKKKATAVTASAAAAAPLPVPKADDGILAEEEPSEAPKSPASPDSESFDWKAIQEGANSIVSSLNAAAAAASSLSRQPSSDSDSVLSLKSVGSPFRLPATNNNAEKEEVEEKDEAMGKRGARILKAGEHTTLEAKKKKQEEEEEEEAKVVRGGKKVYRSLITGKPRVEPAARGRSKPRAVAVAKAPGSSDCADRGSSRDSTPSRTSTPNQKGGKLSQLPRTASPGSASSSSSSASRPAKQSGASRNSGGGIPRSESASRVSGSTAAKKQKAEPEKPALVRQSTFIKEAPSPTLKRKLEESAAVAAAALESPSSPDMPLPLATRRHDANRSHSESPSRPQEVTSSRFSRTGTWKRENGSGGGGGSGSKHSTSLPRVGTWKRTGSSSSVLSASSESSEKGRSEEESTVRSKGTWRKVKSGGGGDSSTGRSFTDKSEDVWVRLEDCPVNNPRSSSSCSARSPTSANVPPVIDSPTPSKIPSSSSSSSSNLNLRRSCESLDDKPQPERQQRSQQRSGTVAARVSPFNYTPSPRKSSADVSTTATPTTTTSSSTTPTRPSLIPTPVTKKREPKGGEGAGGGSGGGERGSYIVTSV, encoded by the exons ATGGCGGCAGCGTCGTACGACCAGCTGCTGAGACAGGTGGAGGTGTTAAAGATGGAGAACTCCAACCTGCGACAGGAGCTTCAGGACAACTCCAACCACCTGACCAAACTGGAGACTGAAGCCTCAAACATGAAG gaagtgctgaagcagctgcagggcACCATAGAAGAAGAGTCTGGAGAGGCGTCTGGCTCTCAGCTGGAACTCATCGAAAGATTGAAGG agatGAGCCTGGACTCTGGAGGTTTTAAGAGCAGGTCGAGgcctcctctgccctcctcatcctcctccagctcgGCCTCTTCTGGCTCTGGAGCTCCAGGAGGAGCGGCCGGAGGCTCCGGAGCTCCAGGCCCCCTCACAACTGCTGCTTTCCCCAGGAGGGGGCTGCCGTCTGTGGGCAGAGACAGCCACGACCGCTGCCTGGAGGAACTGGAGAAGGAGAG GTCACTCCTATTGGCTGAGctagagaaagaggagaaggagaaggactGGTACTACGCTCAGCTGCAGAATCTCACAAAGAGGATCGACAGTCTGCCTCTCAcggaaaat ttcaCTCTGCAGACGGACATGAGTCGCCGTCAGCTGGAGTTTGAGGCTCGTCAAATCCGTTCGGCGATGGAGGAACAGCTGGGCTCCTGTCAGGAGATGGAAAGGAGAGCTCAG GCCCGCGTGTCTCGTATTCAGCAGATAGAGAAGGACATCCTGAGACTGGGAGCCTGCCTGCAG GTAGAGGAAGCTCAGGGGGCGAGTGACAGCAGCGGATTGGCTGGCGCTCAG AGCTCTGGTAGCCGATTGGACCATGAGCCAGCCAGTGAGGCGAGCTACTCTGTGCCACGACGAATCACCAGCCACCTGGGAACCAAG GTGGAAATGGTGTACAGTCTTCTGTCCATGTTGGGGACTCACGATAAAGATGACATGTCGCGGACGCTGCTCGCCATGTCGAGCTCACAGGACTCGTGCATCGCTATGCGTCAGTCCGGCTGTCTGCCGCTgctcatccagctgctgcacgGCAATGACAAGGACTCGCTGTTGCTAG GTAACTCTCGTGGCAGCAAAGAGGCTCGTGCACGTGCGTCCGCGGCGCTGCACAACATCGTTCACAGTCAGCCCGATGACAAGAGAGGTCGTCGCGAGATCAGGGTGCTCCACCTGCTGGAGCAGGTGCGTCATTACTGCGAGGCGTGTTGGAGCTGGCAGGAGAACCATGAGAGGGGCGTTGACCAGGAGGACAACCCCA tGCCATCTCCAGTGGAGCATCAGATCTGTCCTGCCGTCTGCGTCCTCATGAAACTGTCCTTTGATGAAGAGCATCGACATGCCATGAACGAACTCG GTGGTCTGCAGGCGGTggcggagctgctgcaggtggactGTGAGATGTTTGGTCTGAGCAGCGATCATTATAGCGTGACGCTGCGGCGATATGCCGGCATGGCGCTCACCAACCTCACCTTTGGAGATGTAGCCAATAAG GCCACGCTGTGTTCCATGAAGGGCTGTATGAGAGCGATGGTCGCACAGCTGAAGTCTGACAGCGAAgacctgcagcag GTGATAGCGAGCGTGTTGAGGAACTTGTCGTGGCGTGCTGACGTCAACAGTAAGAAAACGTTACGCGAGGTCGGCAGCGTACGAGCGCTGATGGGCTGTGCCCTCGAGGTCCAGAAG gagTCGACTCTGAAGTCGGTCCTGAGCGCACTGTGGAACCTGTCGGCTCACTGCACGGAGAACAAGGCGGATATCTGCGCGGTGGACGGCGCTCTGGCGTTCCTGGTGGGAACGCTGACACACCGcagccacacaaacacgctCGCCATCATTGAGAGCGGCGGCGGTATCCTGCGCAACGTCTCCAGCCTCATCGCCACCAACGAGGCGCACAG GCAGATCCTGCGTGAGCATGGCTGCCTGCCgactctgctgcagcacctgaaGTCTCACAGTTTGACCATTGTCTCCAACGCCTGCGGGACGCTCTGGAATCTGTCGGCCAGAGACGCCAAAGACCAGGAGGCGTTATGGGAGCTGGGTGCTGTGGGCATGCTGCGCAACCTCATCCACTCCCGCCATAAAATGATCGCAATGGGCAGCGCCGCTGCCCTGCGCAACCTGATGGCCAACCGGCCGGCGCGGTACAAGGACGCCAGCGTGGTGTCACCGGGCGCCGGTGCCCCATCGCTGCACGCCCGCAAACAAAAAGCATTATTTGAGGAGTTGGATgcccaacagctgtcagagacTTTCGACAATATTGACAACCTGAGCCCCAAGGCGGCACATAGGAAGGGGCGGGGCTGTAAcggggcaggaggagggagtaCAACGCGTTCGTACGCCAACACGCCGGTGCTTTCCAGCCCAAAGAATGGAGATGGATCAAAGAGGACAAGCGAGGAAGCGCCGTACGCTCGGCCGGTGTTCCCGCCCAGCGTCAGAGCGTCCAGCGACAGCCTCAACAGCGTGACGAGCGCCGACGGTTACGGCAACCGCGGCAAGACCAAACCGTCGTCGGAGCCCTTCTACTCGTCAGATGAGAGCGGCGCCAACAAGTGCTGCGTCTACAGGAAGTACCCGGCTGACCTGGCGCACAAAATCCGCAGTGCCAATCACATGGCGGACGATGACGGCGCTGAGCTGGACACACCCATTAATTACAGCCTGAAGTACTCTGACGAACAGTTGAATTCTGGGAGACAGAGTCCGAGTCACCGCGGTGGCATCGAGAGTGACGAGGACAATGAACAGGATgccaggctgaggaggaggaacgAGGGCGGTGACTCGGCAACGACCAAGAGCCACATGCCGTCTGTCCCGCCGGCGCGTTACGTTGTTGCCACGGCAACATCAAATTACGGCGGCGACTCGACAGGCGAGCAGCCGATCGACTACAGCTTGAAGTATGGCGCCGACGCTGCTCGGAAACCGCTGTTTAAGCCGGAAGAGACTACTGCCCaatctgccccccctcccccgtcATCCTCTGGCAACAAGATCCGCCCCCCTCCGCACTCGGCCAATCGGGCAGTGCCAAAAGGCAACCAGGAGTCGACGCAGACGTACTGTGTGGAGGACACGCCCATTTGCTTCTCCAGAGGCAGCTCGCTCTCCTCGCTGTcgtcagaggaggaagaggaggaaggcgATGTCATCGGgcgaaggagaggagggagcatCGTTACTGGCTGCGTGGGCGGCAGCAACGACTACCCGACACTTCCTGTCAGCGAGAAAGATGCACACGAGCAACAGCAGAGGCAACAGAAGGAGGCGGAGAGCCAGACCGCCACTGCTGCCACCGTTCCCTCCACACGGGGAAGACGAGGGCATCACCACCATCACGGTCATgcccatcaccaccatcaccaccacgTGACATCCTCTTCAGGCGCCAGGACTCCCAAGAGTCCTCCCGAGCAGCCGTATGCTCAGGAGACGCCGCTGATGTTCAGCCGCTGCACGTCTGTCAGTTCCCTTGATAGCTTCTCCACTTCATCCATTGCCAGCTCCGTGCGCTCCAGCGAGCCGTGCAGCGGCGTGCCGAGTGGCGTGGTCAGCCCCAGCGACCTGCCCGACAGCCCGGGACAGACCATGCCACCGAGCCGCGCCAAgacgccgccgctgccgccgccaACGCAGAAAACGAAGGAGCAGGAAAAGGCCAAGAagaaggacgaggaggagagcagCGTCGACGTCCTGCTGCACTTTGCTACGGAGAGCACGCCGCATGGCTTCTCCCGAGCGTCCAGTTTGAGCGCGCTCAGTCTGGACGAACCTTACAttgcagcagagatgaagaagaaggaggatgAAGACGGAAGGAACGAGGTGACGGAGGTGGAGGCGCCAAAACCGATCCTCGATGAATCGGATGATGATGACGACATCGAGATCCTGGAGGCCTGCATCAACATGGCCATGCCCAAGTCGTCACGGAAACCAAAGAAACCACAACAAGCGCCGCCGCGGAAACCCAGCCAGCTTCCCGTTTACAAGCTCCTCCCGCCCCAAAGCTGCGCCCAGTCACAGCCACGGAAGGATGTGCCCCCACCGCCGGAGGAGGTGCCAAGAGTTTACTGTGTGGAGGGAACACCGCTCAACTTCTCCACCGCCACCTCGCTCAGTGACCTCACCATTGACTCTCCACCCAATGAGGAGGCGACGGCGGCTGCCATATCTGTAGGCCCTCCCACCGCTGCTCAAGGGAGGCGGGCTGGACTTCCCGAGGGCGAGAACGGCGATGACATTCTCGCGGAGTGTATCAGTGCTGCTATGCCCAAAGCCAAACCCAGAAAACCAATCAGAGCTGTGGCGAACAGCGAGCACCTCCAGGCACCGCCCCTTCCCCCACCGCTCCCCCCTCCGGCCCCGCCTCCTCTTGGCCCACAGCAGCAAAAGAAGAAGCCGACATCGCCCGTGAAGCCAATGCCCCAGCGGGCGTTGTACAGCGTTGCCGCAGCATCGGCTGCCAAAGCAAAACCAGGATTTGCCTTTGACTCACCACGCCACTACACGCCCATCGAAGGTACGCCATGCTGCTTCTCACGCAACGACTCGCTGAGCTCGCTCGACTTCGATGAAGACGACGGTGGGGAGAAGGACgaagagaagaaaattaaagaagaggaagggaggaagaggaagcagcagacgGCGGCAGTCTTCCCCCGAACAAAACCCGTGACCAATCCGACAGCGACGGACGAAAAGCAGAAGTTTGCCATCGAGGACACGCCCGTCTGCTTCTCCAGGAACTCGTCTCTGAGCTCGCTGAGCGACATCGACCAggagaacaacaacaaggagTTCGCACCGCCGCAGCCGCCCGAGCAACAGGACGGaggcaaagcaggaaaaaagtctcctcctcctccatcacaggCCGAGTCAAAGCCCCGCCCGCCCGCAGCCAGTGTCTACGCCCCCAAAGCGTTTCACGTGGAAGACACGCCCGTCTGCTTCTCCAGGAACTCGTCGCTCAGCTCGCTGAGCATCGACTCGGAGGACGACCTGCTGCAGGAGTGCATCAGCTCCGCCATgcccaagaagaagaagaaagccacTGCAGTCACCgcctccgccgccgccgccgcacCGCTTCCTGTTCCCAAAGCCGACGACGGCATTCTGGCCGAGGAGGAGCCTTCGGAGGCACCGAAAAGCCCCGCCTCCCCTGACTCTGAATCCTTTGATTGGAAGGCGATCCAGGAAGGCGCCAACTCCATCGTCAGCAGCTTGAATGCTGCGGCAGCTGCCGCCTCGTCGCTTTCCCGCCAACCGTCATCAGACTCTGACTCAGTCCTGTCCCTGAAATCTGTCGGCTCGCCATTCCGCCTGCCTGCAACCAATAACAacgcagagaaagaggaggtggaggagaaggatgagGCGATGGGGaagcgaggagcgaggatccTGAAAGCTGGAGAACACACCACGCTCGaggccaagaagaagaagcaggaggaagaggaggaggaggaggcgaaggTGGTGAGAGGTGGGAAAAAGGTGTATCGGAGCCTGATTACAGGTAAGCCGAGGGTCGAGCCGGCGGCCAGGGGGCGGAGCAAACCCAGAGCGGTAGCTGTGGCCAAAGCTCCAGGAAGCAGCGATTGTGCTGACAGAGGCTCCTCTCGGGACTCCACACCATCTCGCACTTCCACGCCCAATCAGAAAGGAGGGAAGCTGTCGCAGCTGCCGCGCACGGCATCTCCAGGAAgcgcatcatcatcatcgtcatcagcCTCCAGACCGGCCAAACAGAGCGGGGCATCGAGGAACAGCGGCGGGGGCATCCCGAGGAGCGAGTCCGCTTCGAGAGTCAGCGGCTCCACGGCGGCTAAGAAGCAGAAGGCGGAGCCGGAGAAGCCAGCGCTCGTCCGTCAGTCGACCTTCATCAAAGAAGCGCCGAGTCCGACGCtcaagaggaagctggaggagtcTGCGGCTGTGGCAGCGGCGGCGTTAGAGTCGCCATCCAGCCCCGATATGCCGCTGCCATTGGCAACCAGGAGACACGACGCCAACCGCTCCCACTCAGAGAGCCCGTCACGCCcgcaggaagtgacatcatcacGGTTCAGCCGCACCGGCACCTGGAAGCGGGAAAATGGCagcgggggaggaggagggagcggcAGTAAACACTCAACATCGCTACCACGTGTGGGGACGTGGAAGAGGACGGGAAGCTCTTCGTCGGTGCTGTCGGCGTCATCAGAGTCCAGCGAGAAGGGGCGGAGCGAGGAGGAAAGCACCGTGAGGTCAAAGGGAACGTGGAGGAAGGTGAagagcggcggcggcggcgacTCATCGACCGGGCGGAGCTTCACTGACAAATCAGAAGACGTGTGGGTTCGTCTCGAGGACTGTCCCGTCAACAACCCGcggtcctcctcttcctgttcgGCCCGCTCTCCCACTTCAGCTAATGTCCCGCCTGTCATCGACAGCCCCACCCCTTCCAAaatcccctcctcctcctcttcctcctcctctaacCTCAATCTGCGGCGGAGCTGCGAGAGCCTCGACGACAAGCCGCAGCCCGAACGCCAACAGCGCAGCCAGCAGCGCAGCGGCACCGTGGCGGCTCGAGTGAGCCCCTTCAACTACACCCCGAGCCCGAGGAAGAGCAGCGCCGATGTCAGCACTACAGCCACGCCCACCACCACGACGTCGTCATCAACCACCCCCACACGACCTTCACTCATCCCCACCCCCGTCACCAAAAAACGTGAGCCAAAGGGCGGAGAAGGTGCCGGCGGCGGCAGCGGTGGCGGTGAAAGGGGCTCGTACATCGTGACGTCAGTgtga